In Rhodothermales bacterium, a single window of DNA contains:
- a CDS encoding MFS transporter translates to MTTSNAGINREKLFWGSCLALLTTAFAFTVITSIAYAVKQEFNVTNEQLGLFTGVFFIGFTVSQVIFAPFCDTIGMRWIVRLAFVGHVVGALLLLFAGSFPMAVAGSLFAGLGAGLVEAGCNPLVAALYPDNKSTKLNLFHMWFPYGNLIAALLTTFILSSLVGDGWRGYTALILVPAAAYGVMMLFVPYPKTEGASAGISFTESLKATFAPIMLIMLPMMLLTASMELPPSSWVPSVLTSGGVNGILVFGFIFGIMGTLRLVAGPILKALTPTGVLFGGSILATIGLYLFSQANSVGMYFATAAIWATGIALFWPTMLGFVSERNPRSGALGLGAMGAVGMLASFLVTPWLGQIADIEGHSQIGAAPTMEVFETVQRDWPAAAANAGVLRTELEAVIAQVDGVTSTYESTGELPAGTTAQALRAVATADIDSPAKGQASAILNPADNYGGKTSFAKLAPIGIILILVFGGFFIRDRMTGGYKAEKLVAYDAEEASSY, encoded by the coding sequence ATGACAACAAGTAACGCGGGCATCAATCGCGAAAAACTGTTCTGGGGCAGCTGTTTAGCGTTGCTCACCACCGCTTTTGCCTTCACAGTGATCACGTCGATTGCCTATGCCGTGAAGCAGGAGTTTAACGTCACGAACGAGCAGCTGGGCCTGTTTACCGGCGTCTTTTTTATCGGGTTTACGGTCTCCCAGGTGATCTTTGCCCCCTTCTGCGACACGATCGGCATGCGCTGGATCGTTCGTCTCGCGTTTGTCGGCCATGTGGTGGGCGCGCTGCTGCTGCTCTTCGCCGGTAGCTTCCCGATGGCGGTCGCCGGCTCGCTGTTCGCCGGGCTAGGCGCCGGGTTGGTCGAAGCCGGCTGCAATCCGCTCGTAGCGGCGCTCTATCCGGATAATAAGTCGACCAAGCTGAACCTCTTCCACATGTGGTTTCCCTACGGCAACCTGATCGCCGCCCTGCTCACTACCTTTATTCTGAGCAGCCTCGTAGGCGACGGCTGGAGAGGGTACACGGCCCTCATCCTGGTGCCCGCTGCGGCGTACGGTGTGATGATGCTTTTTGTGCCTTATCCGAAGACGGAAGGCGCCAGCGCTGGCATCAGCTTCACGGAATCGCTGAAAGCGACCTTTGCCCCGATCATGCTGATCATGCTGCCGATGATGTTGCTTACGGCGTCGATGGAGCTGCCCCCGAGCAGCTGGGTGCCCTCGGTACTCACCTCGGGTGGAGTCAATGGCATCCTGGTCTTTGGCTTTATCTTCGGGATCATGGGCACCTTGCGGTTGGTGGCCGGCCCCATCCTGAAGGCGCTTACGCCTACCGGTGTCCTCTTCGGCGGCTCCATTCTGGCCACTATCGGCCTCTATCTGTTCAGCCAGGCCAACTCGGTAGGCATGTACTTCGCCACCGCCGCCATCTGGGCCACCGGTATAGCCCTTTTCTGGCCGACCATGCTCGGCTTCGTGTCCGAGCGGAATCCGCGTAGCGGTGCGCTCGGGCTTGGCGCGATGGGCGCCGTCGGCATGCTCGCTTCGTTTCTCGTGACCCCGTGGCTGGGCCAGATCGCCGACATCGAAGGCCACTCGCAAATCGGCGCTGCGCCGACCATGGAGGTGTTCGAGACGGTCCAGCGCGATTGGCCGGCGGCCGCCGCCAACGCCGGCGTCCTCCGGACTGAACTAGAAGCCGTTATTGCACAAGTTGACGGCGTCACGTCAACATATGAAAGCACGGGCGAGCTACCCGCCGGGACCACGGCGCAGGCACTCCGCGCCGTCGCCACGGCCGACATCGACTCTCCCGCCAAAGGACAGGCTTCGGCCATCCTGAACCCGGCGGATAACTACGGCGGAAAAACCTCATTCGCCAAGCTGGCGCCCATAGGCATCATCCTCATTCTGGTCTTCGGCGGGTTCTTCATCCGAGATCGCATGACGGGAGGTTACAAGGCCGAGAAGCTGGTAGCCTACGACGCGGAAGAGGCGTCGTCCTACTAA
- a CDS encoding gluconate 2-dehydrogenase subunit 3 family protein — MMDRREALKRVGAVMGATLSLPLISGVLAGCGGGASDMTAFVPKTLSADQNELVSTLAELIIPTTDTPGARAAGVNEFIDLMITDWYGAEDRTRFLEGLAAADERARTAHKVAFVDATVEQQTAILTGFEQEALAGSSADKPFFSLLKEMTITGYYTSEIGASQELKYLHSAGYYNGDVPYAEVGRAYS; from the coding sequence ATGATGGACAGACGCGAAGCACTCAAACGCGTAGGCGCGGTGATGGGGGCGACGCTCTCTTTGCCGTTGATTTCGGGCGTACTTGCCGGCTGCGGCGGCGGCGCGAGCGATATGACGGCGTTTGTCCCGAAGACGCTGTCGGCCGATCAAAATGAGCTCGTCTCGACGCTGGCGGAGTTGATCATCCCTACGACTGACACGCCCGGCGCTCGCGCCGCCGGCGTTAATGAGTTCATCGACCTGATGATCACAGACTGGTACGGCGCCGAGGATCGCACCCGCTTTCTCGAAGGACTTGCCGCGGCCGACGAGCGCGCACGCACCGCTCATAAAGTGGCCTTTGTGGATGCCACTGTCGAGCAGCAAACCGCCATCCTCACCGGGTTCGAACAAGAAGCCCTCGCCGGCTCTAGTGCCGACAAGCCGTTCTTCTCGCTGTTGAAGGAGATGACGATCACGGGGTATTATACATCCGAAATCGGCGCCTCTCAGGAGTTGAAATACCTCCATTCCGCTGGCTATTATAACGGCGATGTGCCCTACGCCGAAGTCGGCCGGGCCTACTCGTAA
- a CDS encoding GMC family oxidoreductase, whose amino-acid sequence MKKNVYIAQETNTYDAIVVGSGISGGWAAKELTEKGLKTIVLERGRPVEHGADYITEHKSPWELPMRGRVPTAVAEQDYAIQRRTGQFDSTAKHWFINDRENPYIEEEPFTWIRGNHVGGRSLIWGRQCYRLSDLDFEANLRDGLAVDWPIRYSDIAPWYDYVERFAGISGESLGLPHLPDSVFQPGMDLNVVEKHLRERVRAAFPERYVTIGRVAILTQALNGRAACHYCGPCIRGCSTGSYFSSQASTLPAAAATGNLTLRPYSVVHSIIFDPETGKAAGVRVIDAETREAIEYRAKVVFLCASTLASTQILLNSAETRFPNGLANSSGVLGQNLMDHHFQVGASAIAEGFEDRYHYGNRPNGFYIPRFRNIDAATRRQDYIRGFGYQGSAGRMNWGRGAQRPGFGAELKQALREPGPWRVNMTAFGECLPRTENAVTLDPTATDIYGIPALRIRCTWGDNEKAMRADMGASAAEMLNAAGFANVSIYDNYVEGTTNAAPGLGIHEMGTARMGRDPRTSVLNAFNQAHDVPNLYVTDGSCMTSSGCQNPSITYMALTARAVDHAVKALQG is encoded by the coding sequence ATGAAAAAAAACGTTTATATCGCCCAGGAAACGAACACGTACGACGCCATCGTTGTCGGGTCCGGCATTTCCGGTGGATGGGCGGCCAAGGAGTTGACTGAAAAGGGGCTCAAGACGATCGTGCTGGAACGAGGCCGGCCCGTGGAGCATGGGGCCGACTACATCACCGAGCACAAGTCACCCTGGGAGCTGCCCATGCGCGGGCGCGTGCCGACGGCGGTCGCCGAGCAGGATTACGCCATCCAGCGGCGAACCGGCCAGTTCGATAGCACCGCAAAGCACTGGTTCATCAACGACCGCGAAAACCCGTATATCGAGGAGGAGCCCTTCACCTGGATCCGCGGTAACCATGTCGGCGGCCGGTCGCTCATCTGGGGCCGGCAGTGTTACCGGTTGAGCGATCTGGACTTCGAGGCGAACCTGCGGGATGGGCTCGCGGTCGACTGGCCCATCCGCTACAGCGATATCGCCCCGTGGTACGATTATGTCGAGCGCTTCGCCGGCATCAGCGGAGAGTCGCTCGGGCTACCCCATCTTCCCGATAGTGTTTTCCAACCAGGGATGGACCTGAATGTGGTCGAGAAACACCTGCGTGAACGGGTCCGTGCCGCGTTTCCCGAGCGCTACGTCACCATCGGCCGCGTGGCCATCCTCACCCAGGCGCTGAATGGCCGGGCGGCCTGTCATTACTGCGGCCCCTGCATTCGCGGCTGCTCGACAGGCTCGTACTTCAGCAGCCAGGCTTCGACCCTGCCGGCAGCCGCCGCCACGGGAAACCTCACGCTGCGGCCGTATAGCGTCGTCCATAGCATCATCTTCGATCCAGAAACCGGCAAGGCGGCCGGCGTGCGGGTCATCGACGCCGAAACCCGCGAGGCCATCGAATACCGGGCGAAGGTGGTATTCCTCTGCGCCTCCACCCTCGCGAGTACGCAGATCCTGCTTAACTCGGCCGAGACCCGTTTCCCGAACGGACTCGCTAATTCCAGCGGTGTCCTGGGGCAGAATCTGATGGACCACCATTTCCAGGTGGGGGCTTCCGCCATCGCGGAGGGATTCGAGGACCGCTATCACTACGGCAACCGTCCTAATGGGTTCTATATCCCGCGTTTCAGGAATATCGATGCCGCCACCCGGCGGCAAGACTATATCCGTGGGTTTGGATATCAAGGGTCGGCCGGCCGCATGAACTGGGGCCGCGGGGCGCAACGACCGGGATTCGGCGCCGAGCTAAAACAGGCGCTTCGCGAGCCGGGGCCGTGGCGAGTGAACATGACGGCCTTCGGGGAATGCCTCCCGCGGACCGAAAATGCCGTCACCCTGGATCCTACCGCGACGGATATATACGGCATCCCCGCCCTGCGCATCCGGTGCACCTGGGGTGATAATGAAAAGGCGATGCGCGCCGATATGGGCGCCAGTGCCGCCGAGATGCTCAATGCCGCCGGCTTCGCGAATGTCTCCATCTACGATAATTACGTGGAAGGCACGACGAACGCCGCCCCCGGCCTTGGCATCCATGAAATGGGCACCGCCCGGATGGGGCGCGACCCTCGAACCTCGGTCCTTAATGCCTTCAACCAGGCCCACGATGTCCCTAATCTCTACGTAACTGACGGATCGTGCATGACCTCCTCCGGCTGCCAGAACCCGTCCATCACCTACATGGCCCTCACCGCCCGCGCCGTCGATCATGCGGTCAAGGCATTGCAAGGATGA
- a CDS encoding sugar phosphate isomerase/epimerase encodes MDRRAFIQHTGVAALAGFALRCAGETPAPPTESAALIGKVRPQLATVGLQLYTLRSIMGDDFTGPIRQAAEIGYKEFEFAGYGNLTPQEVRALLDELGVTAPSTHVSAQQLREDLPGLIERSAIIGHKYLICPHPGELPFKTVDDYKAMAAKFNEWGAVTMANGIQFGYHNHSFEFEAIDGVLPMDILIQETDPNLVAIELDLCWAVNAGTDPVAYFDKFPGRFHLCHVKDLDAAGELADVGAGTIDFAAIFDKAQTAGLRHYVVEHDRPTEPITSIRNSFNYLTGA; translated from the coding sequence ATGGATAGACGCGCTTTTATTCAACATACCGGCGTTGCCGCACTCGCTGGCTTCGCGCTTCGGTGCGCCGGCGAGACGCCCGCACCCCCTACCGAATCCGCTGCCCTGATAGGGAAGGTCCGGCCCCAATTGGCTACGGTAGGGCTGCAGTTATACACGCTGCGCTCGATCATGGGCGACGACTTTACGGGCCCCATCCGACAGGCCGCCGAAATTGGCTACAAAGAGTTCGAGTTCGCCGGCTACGGCAACCTCACCCCGCAAGAGGTCCGCGCCCTGCTCGATGAGCTGGGCGTGACCGCTCCGTCGACCCACGTTAGCGCCCAGCAACTCCGCGAAGACCTCCCCGGCCTCATCGAACGCTCGGCCATCATCGGGCATAAATACCTCATCTGTCCGCACCCCGGCGAGCTTCCGTTTAAGACGGTGGACGACTACAAGGCGATGGCCGCGAAATTCAACGAATGGGGCGCCGTGACGATGGCCAACGGCATCCAGTTTGGCTACCACAACCACTCGTTCGAGTTCGAAGCCATCGATGGCGTGCTGCCGATGGACATCCTGATCCAGGAGACGGACCCGAACCTCGTCGCCATCGAGCTCGATTTATGCTGGGCGGTCAACGCCGGCACGGATCCAGTGGCGTATTTCGATAAATTCCCGGGCCGCTTCCACCTCTGCCACGTGAAAGACCTGGACGCCGCCGGCGAACTGGCTGACGTCGGGGCTGGCACGATCGATTTTGCAGCGATATTCGACAAGGCACAGACGGCGGGCCTTCGGCACTATGTCGTTGAACATGACCGCCCTACCGAGCCGATCACCAGCATTCGGAACAGCTTCAACTACCTGACCGGGGCCTGA
- a CDS encoding FAD:protein FMN transferase: MVFSYPPFQAIRRAMRCQLPAFMAVSIIGLQISCGAPPASPAEPYEYRQLHLGVQVRIVLYARKEADARGAARAAYDRMAMLEDVFSDYRAHSEIRRLSETAHERPAPVSPELFRVLAAATDLARRTDGAFDVTAGPFVALWRDARRSGALPDSTDLALARARVGWTAVQLDAAELTVRLALAGMAIDLGGIAKGYILDEAMVELTRRGIHSALIEAGGDLLVSGAPPGRAGWQIAIPNAPPDLAAAASALTFAAVATSGDTKQYMDVDGVRYSHVLDPRTGMALTSRALATVIAPDGMTADSYATALTVLTKDEGLALLAERPDLRAFVRSTADQAPVR, translated from the coding sequence ATGGTTTTCTCCTATCCGCCATTTCAGGCCATCCGGCGCGCGATGCGCTGCCAATTGCCGGCATTCATGGCGGTATCGATTATAGGGCTGCAGATCTCGTGTGGCGCTCCGCCGGCGTCGCCGGCTGAGCCCTATGAGTATAGGCAACTCCATCTAGGTGTACAAGTCCGAATCGTTCTCTATGCGCGAAAAGAGGCGGATGCTCGCGGGGCTGCACGCGCCGCGTACGACCGCATGGCCATGCTCGAAGACGTCTTCAGCGACTACCGGGCCCACAGTGAAATTCGCCGGCTCTCGGAGACGGCCCATGAGCGCCCGGCGCCGGTGAGTCCGGAGCTGTTTCGGGTACTGGCGGCAGCGACCGACCTGGCGCGGCGGACGGACGGCGCGTTTGACGTCACCGCCGGCCCGTTCGTCGCCCTGTGGCGCGACGCGCGGCGCTCGGGCGCCCTGCCGGACAGCACCGATCTGGCGCTGGCCCGCGCCCGGGTTGGCTGGACGGCTGTCCAGCTCGACGCTGCTGAGTTAACGGTCCGCCTGGCTCTCGCCGGCATGGCAATCGACCTCGGGGGCATCGCCAAGGGGTACATCCTGGACGAGGCCATGGTGGAATTAACGCGTCGCGGGATCCACAGCGCGCTGATTGAGGCCGGCGGCGACCTTCTGGTCTCGGGGGCCCCGCCGGGGCGCGCCGGCTGGCAGATCGCCATCCCGAACGCTCCGCCAGACCTGGCCGCGGCAGCCTCGGCGCTCACGTTCGCCGCCGTCGCCACCTCGGGCGACACCAAGCAGTACATGGACGTAGACGGCGTCCGCTACTCCCACGTCCTCGACCCGCGAACGGGGATGGCGCTCACGAGCCGCGCCCTGGCCACCGTCATCGCGCCGGATGGGATGACGGCCGACAGTTACGCAACGGCGTTGACGGTACTTACAAAAGACGAAGGTCTGGCCCTCCTTGCGGAGCGACCAGACCTTCGGGCATTCGTACGATCGACGGCAGATCAGGCCCCGGTCAGGTAG
- a CDS encoding SUMF1/EgtB/PvdO family nonheme iron enzyme, translating to MMGRFGPTSVARASLGAFVLLGLIAGWGFDTRDRPIVTASDPVRDSIPGTLVSFEMIPVPGGTVTIHTDSGAVDVEVAPFLIGQTEITWNEYDVFAYRLDLPPERRTDHEDATSRPSRPYAPPDYGFGHDGYAAICITYRAAQGYAAWLSEKTGKTYRLPTEAEWQWASQAAAPSSPALSAEALAEVAWFAGNAGDKTQAVATKAPNGLGLFDTLGNVAEWITGHDGKPVTAGGSFQDEVDAVQIHARAKQARPWNQTDPQIPKSKWWLSDGYFVGFRLVREP from the coding sequence ATGATGGGGAGGTTCGGCCCTACGTCCGTCGCGCGCGCGTCGCTGGGCGCGTTTGTGCTGCTCGGGCTTATCGCCGGGTGGGGATTCGATACCCGAGACCGTCCGATCGTTACCGCGTCCGACCCGGTGCGGGATTCGATTCCCGGTACCCTCGTTTCCTTCGAGATGATCCCCGTTCCCGGGGGGACAGTGACCATTCACACCGACAGCGGCGCCGTTGACGTTGAGGTCGCGCCGTTTCTGATCGGCCAGACGGAGATCACCTGGAACGAGTACGATGTGTTCGCCTACCGGCTGGACCTGCCGCCGGAGCGACGGACAGATCATGAGGATGCGACCTCGCGCCCGAGCCGGCCCTATGCTCCACCGGATTACGGCTTCGGGCACGACGGCTATGCCGCCATCTGTATTACCTACCGCGCCGCGCAGGGTTACGCCGCCTGGCTCTCTGAAAAAACCGGCAAGACGTATCGGTTGCCCACCGAAGCCGAGTGGCAGTGGGCCAGCCAGGCCGCCGCACCGTCCAGCCCCGCCCTGAGCGCGGAAGCGCTTGCTGAAGTCGCCTGGTTCGCCGGCAACGCCGGCGATAAAACCCAGGCCGTGGCCACCAAAGCGCCCAACGGCCTCGGCCTATTCGATACGCTCGGCAACGTGGCCGAGTGGATCACCGGACACGACGGCAAGCCGGTCACGGCCGGCGGTTCGTTCCAGGACGAAGTCGATGCCGTACAGATCCACGCCCGGGCCAAACAGGCGCGGCCATGGAATCAAACCGACCCTCAGATACCCAAAAGCAAGTGGTGGTTGTCCGACGGATACTTCGTCGGCTTCCGGCTCGTACGCGAGCCATGA
- a CDS encoding Gfo/Idh/MocA family oxidoreductase, whose protein sequence is MSSFNDPRFSLSRRQFVQTTAAATAGLMASGNFAFARGADAIRVGVIGCGGRGTGAAVQALSSGQNVQLVAMCDAFQDRLDMSLMSIMEEVEDKTRIAVPEDARFVGFDGYKEVIKRSDVIILTTPPGFRPIHFAAAVEAGKHVFMEKPVATDAPGIRSVLASAEIAKQKKLNVVVGLQRHYQHVYREWVQRIHDGAIGDITSSRVYWNSDGVWVRPREAGQTEMEYQMRNWYYFNWLCGDHINEQHIHNIDVGNWVKKGYPVRAQGMGGRQVRNGKEFGEIFDHHFVEYEYADGSRMYSQCRHIEGTMSRVTEAFQGTSGSAPQPGLLLTSSGHSIWSYDDKNDPNPYQVEHDELFAAIAAGECKFADAENGAYSTMTSILGRMATYSGQVIEWNDALNSNLSLMPKKFAWDAPPPVLPDEYGFYPVAVPGKTVVL, encoded by the coding sequence ATGAGTAGCTTCAACGACCCGCGCTTCTCCCTATCACGCCGGCAATTCGTCCAGACCACGGCGGCCGCCACGGCCGGCCTCATGGCGTCCGGCAATTTTGCGTTCGCCCGGGGCGCGGATGCCATCCGCGTGGGCGTCATCGGCTGCGGAGGGCGCGGCACGGGTGCGGCGGTACAGGCCCTGAGCTCGGGCCAGAACGTACAGCTCGTCGCGATGTGTGATGCGTTCCAGGATCGTCTCGACATGAGCCTGATGAGCATCATGGAAGAAGTGGAGGACAAGACCCGTATCGCGGTGCCCGAAGATGCGCGCTTCGTCGGATTCGACGGGTATAAAGAGGTGATCAAGCGGAGCGATGTGATCATCCTGACCACCCCTCCCGGCTTCCGCCCGATACACTTTGCCGCAGCCGTCGAAGCCGGCAAACACGTGTTCATGGAAAAACCCGTCGCCACCGATGCGCCGGGTATCCGCAGCGTGCTGGCCTCGGCCGAAATCGCGAAGCAGAAAAAACTCAACGTGGTCGTCGGTCTCCAGCGCCATTACCAGCACGTGTACCGGGAGTGGGTGCAGCGCATTCACGACGGCGCCATCGGAGACATCACCTCGTCGCGCGTGTACTGGAACAGCGATGGGGTATGGGTGCGACCGCGCGAGGCCGGCCAGACCGAGATGGAGTACCAGATGCGCAACTGGTATTACTTCAACTGGTTGTGTGGCGACCACATCAACGAGCAACACATCCACAATATCGACGTCGGCAACTGGGTCAAGAAAGGATATCCCGTACGCGCCCAGGGCATGGGCGGCCGGCAGGTCCGCAACGGCAAAGAGTTCGGGGAGATCTTCGACCACCACTTCGTCGAATACGAATATGCCGACGGCAGCCGGATGTACAGCCAGTGCCGGCACATCGAAGGGACGATGAGCCGCGTCACCGAGGCGTTTCAGGGCACCAGCGGCTCCGCGCCGCAACCCGGTCTGCTCCTCACGTCGAGCGGCCACTCGATCTGGTCCTACGACGATAAAAACGACCCGAACCCGTACCAGGTAGAGCACGACGAACTCTTCGCGGCCATCGCCGCCGGCGAGTGTAAGTTCGCCGATGCTGAAAACGGCGCCTACAGCACGATGACCTCCATCCTGGGCCGTATGGCCACCTATTCGGGCCAGGTGATCGAATGGAACGACGCGCTGAACTCGAACCTCAGCCTCATGCCGAAGAAATTCGCCTGGGACGCCCCACCGCCCGTCCTTCCCGATGAATACGGGTTCTACCCGGTCGCCGTGCCGGGCAAAACGGTCGTCCTGTAA
- a CDS encoding TIM barrel protein: MDRRNFVKTGLAAGTAAFGAPAFNRLTNPSAAAFKLHYAPHFGMFEQHAGKDLVDQVKFMADAGFTAMEDNGMKGRSVADQERIAAEMGRRGMMMGVFVAHKIYWTEPNLASGKADLRDEFLADIRSSVDVAKRVNAKWMTVVPGFVDLRLEMAYQTAHVVESLKQASAILEPHGLTMVLEPLNFYNHPGLFLTKVPQAYEICKAVGSPACKILDDLYHQQIQEGNLIPNIDLAWDEIAYFQIGDNPGRNEPTTGEINYKNIFKHIHGKGFTGILGMEHGNAAPGKEGESALIQAYQEVDGF; encoded by the coding sequence ATGGATCGTCGCAATTTCGTCAAAACCGGCCTCGCCGCCGGCACCGCCGCGTTTGGCGCCCCCGCCTTCAACCGGCTGACCAACCCCTCGGCTGCGGCTTTCAAGCTGCATTACGCCCCGCATTTCGGCATGTTCGAGCAGCACGCCGGCAAAGACCTGGTCGACCAGGTGAAGTTCATGGCCGATGCGGGATTCACGGCCATGGAGGACAACGGGATGAAGGGCCGGTCCGTGGCGGACCAGGAGCGCATCGCCGCCGAAATGGGCCGGCGGGGGATGATGATGGGCGTGTTCGTTGCCCACAAAATCTACTGGACCGAACCGAACCTGGCCAGCGGCAAGGCGGACCTCCGCGACGAGTTTCTTGCGGATATCCGAAGCTCGGTCGATGTCGCCAAACGCGTGAATGCAAAGTGGATGACGGTGGTCCCGGGGTTTGTCGACCTGCGCCTGGAGATGGCGTACCAGACGGCGCATGTCGTCGAGTCGCTCAAACAGGCGAGCGCGATCCTGGAGCCTCACGGCCTCACCATGGTCCTAGAGCCCCTGAATTTCTATAACCACCCGGGGCTGTTTCTGACAAAGGTGCCGCAGGCGTACGAGATCTGCAAAGCGGTTGGTAGCCCGGCCTGTAAGATCCTGGACGACCTGTACCACCAGCAGATCCAGGAGGGCAACCTGATTCCTAACATCGACCTCGCCTGGGACGAGATCGCCTATTTCCAGATCGGCGACAACCCCGGCCGCAACGAGCCCACGACAGGGGAGATCAACTACAAGAATATCTTCAAACACATCCACGGCAAAGGCTTCACCGGCATCCTCGGCATGGAACACGGCAACGCCGCCCCCGGCAAAGAAGGCGAATCCGCCCTGATCCAGGCGTATCAAGAAGTGGATGGGTTTTAG
- a CDS encoding Gfo/Idh/MocA family oxidoreductase: MSLGRKIRYGMVGGGPGAFIGAVHRKAAALDGEIELVAGAFSSSPEKSAQQGRELYLDPARVYGSYKEMADRESKLPLGERIDFVSIDTPNNSHYEIAKTFIEAGFHVVCDKPMTMTVQEAEDLCRLVKKYDAVFTLTHNYTGYPMVKEARHLIRAGKLGTLRKVVVEYPQGWLATFLEGDGAKQAVWRTDPKQAGVSSAIGDIGSHAENLARYITGLEIERICADLTTFVPGRKLEDDANMLVHYKGGARAVLYCSQVSVGEENNLKIRVYGTEASIEWHQEHPNYLYFRPASGPEEVLKRGNGYLSDAAKHHSRLPSGHPEAFLEAFANIYVNAARTIAAKLAGVKPGPFDTDFPTVQDGAVGVHFIHKAVESGQKKGWVDAGYTPPT, from the coding sequence ATGTCTCTCGGTAGAAAAATTCGATACGGAATGGTGGGCGGCGGCCCGGGCGCGTTTATCGGCGCGGTGCATCGCAAGGCCGCGGCGCTGGACGGTGAGATTGAACTGGTGGCCGGCGCTTTCTCGTCGTCGCCCGAGAAATCGGCCCAGCAGGGCCGTGAGCTCTACCTCGACCCCGCGCGTGTCTACGGTTCCTACAAAGAAATGGCGGATCGGGAGAGTAAGCTGCCGCTCGGCGAACGGATCGACTTCGTCTCCATCGACACCCCGAATAACTCGCATTATGAGATCGCGAAGACGTTCATCGAAGCCGGCTTCCATGTCGTGTGCGACAAGCCAATGACGATGACCGTTCAGGAGGCAGAGGACCTCTGCCGGCTCGTCAAGAAGTACGACGCCGTATTCACCCTCACCCATAATTACACCGGCTACCCGATGGTGAAAGAGGCGCGGCACCTCATCCGCGCCGGCAAACTGGGCACCCTCCGTAAGGTGGTCGTGGAGTACCCCCAGGGCTGGCTCGCGACCTTCCTGGAAGGCGATGGCGCCAAACAGGCGGTGTGGCGGACGGACCCCAAGCAGGCCGGCGTCTCCTCGGCCATCGGAGACATCGGCTCCCATGCTGAAAACCTCGCACGGTATATCACGGGGCTGGAGATCGAACGCATCTGCGCCGACCTCACCACGTTCGTCCCGGGCCGGAAACTCGAGGACGACGCCAACATGCTGGTGCACTACAAAGGCGGCGCCCGCGCCGTGTTGTATTGCTCACAGGTGTCCGTGGGCGAGGAGAACAACCTCAAGATCCGCGTCTACGGTACGGAGGCCTCCATCGAATGGCACCAGGAGCATCCGAATTACCTGTATTTCCGCCCGGCTAGTGGTCCGGAAGAGGTGCTCAAGCGCGGCAACGGCTACCTGAGCGATGCCGCTAAGCACCACAGCCGGCTCCCCTCCGGCCACCCGGAGGCGTTCCTTGAGGCCTTCGCCAACATCTACGTCAACGCGGCTCGTACGATCGCCGCGAAGTTGGCCGGCGTCAAGCCGGGCCCGTTCGACACCGACTTCCCCACCGTCCAGGACGGCGCCGTTGGCGTCCACTTCATCCATAAAGCCGTCGAAAGCGGCCAGAAAAAAGGATGGGTCGATGCCGGCTACACCCCGCCCACATGA